The following are from one region of the Sardina pilchardus chromosome 4, fSarPil1.1, whole genome shotgun sequence genome:
- the cobll1b gene encoding cordon-bleu protein-like 1b isoform X1 has protein sequence MCCAGVQLSSPSHSPGRPQPALPLRSTSRRNYLWYREGNKRRSSKSKAPPPPQAVKDLDGPPLSPTALGYQRAAMEQQDSPLERDLTLVVVLPEGEEKTTVVHGSKPMMDLLVTLCAKYHLNPSGHTIELVSTNRNHIKFKPNALIGALEAEKILLKPKGMEEKNKRVGPQKPEATVRVVINYKKTQKTILRVSPKVPLNDLLPAICEKCEFDTATTILLRNVQSDEPLDLTHSLNDFGIREVYARDTKAMSPTELPPSPTHSDTLCLSVRKDKSQKERENKENKGLFSMFRRSRKKSDQPMTASAPASPILRKPRPVSMCALPSHTSSYSSNTMPSDGPKKRRAPLPPAMMSSDATADQGADPEAKPQSPTQTDGHQDHPAVSRVSSSESSLKRTKRKAPPPPTPSSTTTSTPAPSPSPPEEAPAERSLTGIPLQAPLEEIREQEESLAPTPAEEESAESAAPREDDSGSPPLQSSSALGHTQEDDSSLNLSADISMDFEPGEASSPTHDSDMLSLSACEEDTGEDQSCDLSSHGKLAGSLMSSEEHATQTLSTEAQDATKGEDEDSVVEAAVESSEQAASSAQEATVPDHIPGGAADPRRSPGATGSPQPPPESPQPRAAEEPSLDTAGSRAASSLEEHAQAEAVSGASSPTNAPAGATSKPQPRPTATPPPSPQLKADTSTEELTSPEAVSPVADPPTPSPPHTPAPAPAPAPAPAPAPVPSAAQGGPVAESPVTKPKPKPSNEVTRDYIPKVGMTTYTIVPQKSLEKLRYFEVELTLEAPPPPATLEGEVVDDDAVKTHDESATAAQTADAPPAAPGAEPALRNGAEPSDSPAAAAPSQASVSASLPAGEPGSAGRQAEEPEQAVPTEAAGEVKEKKVPPATKPKPASFRLPQHKRTPGYYVTSAAVKSAGGGHKEAAAATAAAAGGQPREPSPQVGDEAAVERVDRVEEVVEEEEEQEEEGRLFPPPPPLEPAVEVELEGQTLASAPAEPAQKPAATSPSPSPSPSPSPSPSSGYPDAILTRQASLPAKPPSPGLSLEKLRSFAAPKPYSPTSQSRFAQAVSSAVKRSQGPAAGGQTARKVPLSPLADHSPIRQTTEPLKNTVTDNGERDDKCPGAQGAEGAVTGEAAGPRDTQGQESATRDHSHGNGAPDTLPVSGVPPSTTLLQSSGEMQAAHEE, from the exons CAAACCCATGATGGACTTGTTAGTGACGCTTTGTGCAAAGTACCACCTGAACCCATCTGGACACACCATCGAGCTGGTCTCCACAAACCGGAACCACATCAAGTTCAAGCCCAACGCTTTGATAGGAGCCCTGGAGGCCGAGAAGATCCTGCTCAAGCCCAaggggatggaggagaagaacaagAGGGTCGGGCCTCAGAAGCCGGAG GCAACCGTCCGCGTGGTCATAAACTACAAGAAGACGCAGAAGACCATTCTCCGAGTCAGCCCCAAGGTCCCACTCAACGATCTCCTGCCAGCCATTTGTGAGAAATGTGAATTTGACACGGCGACGACCATCCTGCTGAGAAACGTGCAGTCGGACGAGCCACTGGACCTGACCCACTCCCTCAACGACTTCGGCATCCGGGAAGTTTATGCAAGAGACACAAAAG CAATGAGCCCAACAGAACTGCCTCCATCACCCACTCATTCAG acacactttgTCTGTCGGTCAGGAAGGACAAGAGTCAGAAGGAGCGAGAGAACAAGGAGAATAAAGGCCTGTTCAGCATGTTCAGGAGGAGCCGAAAGAAGTCTGATCAG CCAATGACGGCGAGCGCCCCGGCGTCCCCCATCCTGAGGAAGCCGAGGCCGGTCAGTATGTGTGCCCTCCCGTCGCACACGTCCAGCTACAGCTCCAACACCATGCCGTCGGACGGGCCAAAGAAGCGACGAGCGCCCTTGCCCCCCGCCATGATGTCATCGGATGCCACCGCTGACCAGGGGGCAGATCCGGAGGCCAAGCCCCAGTctcccacacagacagatggacatcAG GACCATCCCGCCGTGAGTCGAGTATCCTCCTCCGAGTCGTCGCTGAAGAGGACCAAGCGGAAGgcgcctcctccacccaccccctcctccaccaccacctccacccccgccCCGAGCCCATCTCCCCCCGAGGAGGCTCCAGCAGAGAGGAGTCTGACAG GAATTCCATTGCAGGCCCCTCTGGAGGAGATCCGGGAGCAGGAGGAGTCCCTGGCGCCCACTCCCGCCGAGGAGGAGTCGGCCGAGTCTGCGGCGCCTCGGGAAGACGACTCGGGGTCCCCTCCGCTCCAGTCCTCCAGCGCACTGGGCCACACCCAGGAAGACGACAGCAGCCTCAACCTGTCCGCCGACATCTCCATGGACTTCGAGCCAGGGGAGGCGTCCTCGCCGACCCACGACTCCGACATGCTGAGCCTCTCGGCGTGCGAGGAGGACACGGGGGAAGATCAGTCGTGTGATCTGTCCTCACATGGCAA ACTAGCTGGTAGCTTGATGAGCAGCGAGGAGCACGCCACTCAGACGCTAAGCACAGAAGCACAGGATGCCACCAAGGGTGAAGATGAGG ACAGTGTTGTGGAGGCAGCAGTGGAGAGCAGTGAGCAGGCTGCCTCGTCTGCTCAGGAAGCCACAGTGCCTGACCACATTCCTGGAGGCGCTGCAGACCCAAGGCGCTCACCTGGGGCCACTGGATCTCCGCAACCCCCACCTGAAAGCCCGCAGCCCCGGGCGGCGGAGGAGCCCTCACTGGACACGGCGGGCAGCAGAGCGGCCAGCTCTCTGGAGGAACACGCGCAGGCCGAGGCAGTGAGCGGCGCGTCCTCCCCGACCAACGCTCCCGCCGGGGCCACCTCCAAACCCCAGCCCCGGCCAACGGCTACGCCACCGCCGTCACCTCAGCTTAAGGCGGACACATCTACTGAGGAACTCACCAGTCCGGAGGCTGTCTCCCCCGTCGCTGATCCCCCCACGCCTAGCCCTCCCCACACCCCAGCCCCCGCTCCTGCCCCCGCTCCTGCCCCCGCTCCTGCCCCGGTGCCCTCCGCCGCCCAGGGGGGCCCTGTCGCCGAGTCTCCCGTCACCAAGCCCAAGCCAAAACCCTCCAACGAGGTGACCCGCGACTACATCCCCAAGGTGGGCATGACCACCTACACCATCGTGCCTCAGAAGTCGCTGGAGAAGCTGCGCTACTTCGAGGTGGAGCTGACACTGGAGGCGCCGCCGCCACCCGCCACCCTCGAGGGCGAGGTCGTAGACGACGACGCGGTGAAGACTCACGATGAGTCGGCGACCGCAGCGCAGACGGCAGACGCTCCCCCCGCCGCCCCCGGAGCTGAGCCGGCACTCAGGAATGGGGCCGAGCCGAGCGACTCACCCGCCGCAGCAGCCCCCTCGCAGGCGTCTGTGTCGGCGTCCCTCCCCGCCGGGGAGCCCGGGAGCGCCGGCCGCCAAGCCGAGGAGCCGGAGCAGGCTGTTCCGACGGAGGCGGCGGGGGAGGTCAAGGAAAAGAAAGTTCCACCCGCAACTAAGCCCAAACCTGCCTCTTTCCGCTTGCCACAGCACAAAAGAACACCTGGGTATTATGTAACCTCGGCAGCGGTGAAGAGCGCTGGGGGCGGCCACaaggaggctgctgctgctactgctgctgctgcagggggCCAGCCCAGGGAGCCCAGCCCTCAGGTCGGAGACGAGGCCGCAGTGGAGCGAGTGGACcgagtggaggaggtggtggaggaggaggaggagcaggaggaggagggcaggttGTTCCCTCCACCGCCGCCACTGGAGCCTGCTGTAGAGGTGGAGCTGGAGGGGCAAACCCTAGCAAGTGCCCCAGCAGAGCCAGCCCAGAAACCAGCAGccaccagccccagccccagccccagtccTAGTCCTAGTCCTAGCCCCAGCAGTGGATACCCTGATGCCATCCTGACCAGGCAGGCCAGCCTGCCTGCTAAGCCCCCCTCCCCTGGGCTCAGCCTGGAGAAGCTGCGCAGCTTTGCGGCACCCAAGCCCTACTCCCCGACCTCGCAATCCCGCTTCGCCCAGGCCGTGTCCTCGGCGGTCAAGAGGTCCCAAGGCCCCGCGGCCGGCGGGCAGACCGCACGCAAAGTGCCCCTCTCCCCCCTGGCCGACCACAGTCCTATAAGACAGACGACAGAGCCCTTGAAAAACACG GTGACAGACAATGGAGAGCGAGAcgacaaatgtccaggtgcacaGGGAGCAGAGGGGGCTGTGACCGGTGAGGCCGCAGGACCCAGGGACACCCAGGGCCAGGAGTCGGCCACGCGGGACCACAGCCATGGCAACGGAGCGCCCGACACACTCCCC GTGTCAGGAGTTCCTCCCTCAACGACGCTGCTGCAGAGTTCAGGCGAGATGCAGGCGGCACACGAGGAGTAG